One genomic region from Jiangella sp. DSM 45060 encodes:
- a CDS encoding WYL domain-containing protein, protein MRAVPTTSARLLALLSLLQARRDWPGPLLAGRLDVSERTVRRDVDRLRELGYPIRAIKGPDGGYRLDAGTELPPLLFDDGQAVALAVALRLAAAGGADVAADAARALATVRQLLPARLRHRVDAVRVTVGGATRNPVDPDVLVALTAAIRAREELRLEHAGTRRRVQPHHLVARGGRWYLVAWDLDRDDWRVFRADRITPRIPTGPRFAPREVPGGDVAAFVAGRFRGAVDGDTGWPCRGEVLLDLPAAEVAPYVHDGVVEAAGPDRCRLTLGAWSWIGLAANIARFDADVEVVGPPELRAAFAHLARRFTAAEVSG, encoded by the coding sequence ATGAGAGCCGTGCCGACGACCTCCGCCCGCTTGCTCGCGCTACTGTCGCTGCTGCAGGCCCGCCGCGACTGGCCGGGCCCGCTGCTGGCCGGGCGGCTGGACGTCAGCGAACGCACCGTGCGCCGCGACGTCGACCGGCTGCGCGAGCTGGGCTACCCGATCCGGGCGATCAAGGGCCCGGACGGCGGCTACCGGCTCGACGCGGGCACCGAACTCCCGCCGCTGCTGTTCGACGACGGCCAGGCGGTGGCGCTCGCGGTCGCGCTGCGGCTGGCGGCGGCCGGCGGCGCCGACGTCGCGGCCGACGCCGCCCGCGCGCTGGCGACCGTCCGGCAGCTGCTGCCGGCGCGGCTGCGGCACCGGGTCGACGCGGTGCGGGTCACGGTCGGCGGCGCGACGCGGAACCCGGTCGACCCGGACGTGCTGGTCGCCCTGACGGCGGCGATCCGGGCCCGCGAGGAGCTGCGCCTCGAGCACGCCGGCACACGGCGCCGGGTCCAGCCGCATCACCTGGTCGCCCGCGGCGGCCGCTGGTACCTCGTCGCGTGGGACCTCGACCGCGACGACTGGCGGGTGTTCCGCGCCGACCGGATCACCCCGCGGATCCCGACCGGCCCGCGGTTCGCCCCGCGCGAGGTTCCCGGCGGCGACGTCGCCGCGTTCGTGGCCGGCCGGTTCCGCGGCGCCGTCGACGGCGACACCGGCTGGCCGTGCCGAGGCGAGGTGCTGCTGGACCTCCCCGCCGCCGAGGTCGCGCCGTACGTCCACGACGGGGTGGTCGAGGCGGCCGGGCCGGACCGGTGCCGGCTGACGCTGGGCGCGTGGTCCTGGATCGGCCTGGCCGCGAACATCGCCCGGTTCGACGCCGACGTCGAGGTCGTCGGGCCGCCCGAGCTGCGGGCGGCGTTCGCACACCTCGCCCGGCGGTTCACGGCCGCCGAGGTCAGTGGGTGA
- a CDS encoding GntR family transcriptional regulator yields the protein MPIPQGEPAIGRRLLRDDVYGRLREAIVGGVLAPGEQLRDADLAAWLGVSRTPVREALLRLAEAGLVVAKPGRSTVVSPLDVRDLRDARDVVAALHEVAVRAAVAGLTASDLTAMSAANDRFRAAVRAGDVEAALRADDDLHAVPVAVAANRALAAVLETYTPVLRRAERLRFSTLAGRASVARHDELIGLCAAGDAERAAAVAFDTWHSLPTTEE from the coding sequence ATGCCTATCCCGCAGGGAGAGCCCGCGATCGGCCGCCGGCTGCTGCGCGACGACGTCTACGGACGGCTGCGCGAGGCGATCGTCGGCGGCGTGCTGGCGCCCGGTGAGCAGCTGCGCGACGCCGACCTGGCGGCCTGGCTCGGGGTCAGCCGGACGCCGGTGCGCGAGGCGCTGCTGCGGCTGGCCGAGGCCGGACTGGTCGTCGCGAAGCCGGGCCGCTCGACCGTGGTGAGCCCGCTGGACGTGCGCGACCTGCGCGACGCGCGGGACGTGGTCGCCGCGTTGCACGAGGTAGCCGTCCGCGCCGCCGTCGCCGGCCTGACCGCGTCCGACCTCACCGCGATGAGCGCCGCCAACGACCGGTTCCGGGCGGCGGTCCGCGCCGGCGACGTCGAGGCCGCCCTGCGCGCCGACGACGACCTGCACGCCGTCCCCGTCGCCGTCGCCGCGAACCGCGCGCTGGCCGCCGTCCTCGAGACGTACACGCCGGTGCTGCGGCGGGCCGAGCGGCTGCGCTTCTCCACGCTGGCCGGACGCGCGTCCGTCGCCCGGCACGACGAGCTGATCGGGCTGTGCGCCGCCGGCGACGCCGAGCGCGCGGCGGCCGTCGCGTTCGACACCTGGCACAGCCTGCCGACCACCGAGGAGTGA
- a CDS encoding alcohol dehydrogenase catalytic domain-containing protein → MKALVYHGPGRRSWEDVPDPAVKSPDDAVVRVDCVTICGTDLHILAGDVATAEPGRVLGHEAVGTVEEVGSNVRTIAPGDRVLVSCISACGRCRYCREARYGQCLGGGGWVLGHRIDGTQAERVRVPFADTSVYRLPADVSDEDAVLLADILPTSYEVGVLAAGVRPGDTVVVVGAGPVGLAAILTARLFSPAHVIAVDPAPGRRQAAAAVGADVLLDPDDDVPARVRDLTDGLGADVAVEAVGIPATFESCVELVRPGGHVANVGVHGSPATLHLETAWIRDLTITTGLVDTATTPTLLRMLAAGQLGVTGLVTHRFGLDEMQDAYDVFAHPADTGVLKVALFRGA, encoded by the coding sequence ATGAAGGCACTCGTCTACCACGGTCCCGGCCGCCGGTCCTGGGAGGACGTCCCGGACCCGGCCGTCAAGAGTCCCGACGACGCCGTCGTCCGCGTCGACTGCGTCACGATCTGCGGCACCGACCTGCACATCCTCGCGGGCGACGTCGCCACCGCCGAGCCGGGCCGGGTGCTCGGCCACGAGGCGGTCGGCACCGTCGAGGAGGTCGGCAGCAACGTGCGCACCATCGCGCCGGGCGACCGCGTCCTGGTGTCGTGCATCTCCGCCTGCGGCCGCTGCCGCTACTGCCGCGAGGCGCGCTACGGCCAGTGCCTCGGCGGGGGCGGCTGGGTCCTCGGCCACCGCATCGACGGCACCCAGGCCGAACGGGTCCGCGTCCCGTTCGCCGACACCTCCGTCTACCGGCTGCCCGCCGACGTCAGCGACGAGGACGCCGTCCTGCTGGCCGACATCCTGCCGACGTCGTACGAGGTCGGCGTGCTGGCCGCCGGGGTGCGCCCGGGCGACACGGTGGTCGTCGTGGGAGCGGGCCCGGTCGGGCTGGCGGCGATCCTCACCGCCCGCCTGTTCAGCCCCGCACACGTCATCGCGGTCGACCCGGCGCCCGGACGGCGTCAGGCGGCGGCCGCGGTCGGGGCGGACGTCCTGCTCGACCCGGACGACGACGTGCCGGCGCGGGTGCGCGACCTCACCGACGGGCTCGGCGCCGACGTCGCCGTCGAGGCGGTCGGGATCCCGGCGACGTTCGAGTCGTGCGTCGAGCTGGTCCGGCCCGGCGGCCACGTCGCCAACGTCGGCGTGCACGGGTCGCCCGCGACGCTGCACCTGGAGACGGCCTGGATCCGCGACCTCACCATCACCACCGGGCTGGTCGACACCGCCACCACCCCGACCCTGCTGCGCATGCTCGCCGCCGGCCAGCTCGGCGTCACCGGCCTGGTCACGCACCGGTTCGGCCTGGACGAGATGCAGGACGCCTACGACGTCTTCGCCCACCCGGCCGACACCGGCGTGCTCAAGGTCGCGCTGTTCCGCGGCGCATGA
- a CDS encoding sensor histidine kinase produces MSRPGTVRERVVDALAVVLCATVMILDIARTPDTELTALSAGTAVLASLPILLRRRAPVLALTVAMLLIFAVLSFAHVYVTIAGPAMICAYTLAAARGRRAAVVAAALGLPLVVLILQVYSPHGYVSWDTAKNLAFVAIPLALGVAAHDRRAYTEALVDRAESAERTREEEALRRVGEERLRIARDVHDVVAHAMVAINVQAGVGAHLLDRDPEQARSTLREIKRVSGASLDDLRSVLGLLREEGAEAAVAPVRPTQGLAGIEDLRDGLGSAGVDLDVDLDPAIGALPAAIDATGYRIVQEALTNVLRHAGPTTARVRVAHHDDLLLIEVENDRGRGPAPGGHAGAGAGSGNGLRGMRERAAAVGGSFEAGPRAEGGWRVAASLPVGAS; encoded by the coding sequence ATGAGCCGGCCCGGCACCGTCCGCGAGCGCGTCGTCGACGCGCTCGCGGTCGTGCTGTGCGCCACGGTGATGATCCTCGACATCGCCCGCACGCCGGACACGGAGCTCACCGCGCTGTCCGCCGGCACGGCCGTGCTGGCGTCGCTGCCGATCCTGCTGCGCCGCCGCGCACCGGTGCTGGCGCTCACGGTGGCGATGCTGCTGATCTTCGCGGTGCTGTCTTTCGCGCACGTCTACGTCACCATCGCGGGGCCGGCCATGATCTGCGCGTACACGCTCGCCGCGGCCCGCGGCCGGCGCGCCGCGGTGGTGGCCGCCGCGCTCGGGCTGCCGCTGGTAGTGCTGATCCTGCAGGTCTACAGCCCGCACGGGTACGTCTCGTGGGACACCGCGAAGAACCTCGCGTTCGTCGCCATCCCGCTCGCGCTCGGGGTCGCCGCGCACGACCGCCGCGCCTACACCGAGGCGCTGGTCGACCGCGCCGAGTCGGCCGAGCGGACCCGCGAGGAGGAGGCGCTGCGCCGGGTCGGCGAAGAGCGGCTGCGCATCGCCCGCGACGTCCACGACGTCGTCGCGCACGCCATGGTCGCCATCAACGTCCAGGCCGGCGTCGGCGCGCATCTGCTGGACCGCGACCCCGAGCAGGCCCGCTCGACGCTGCGCGAGATCAAGCGGGTCAGCGGCGCGTCGCTGGACGACCTGCGCTCCGTCCTCGGCCTGCTCCGCGAGGAGGGCGCCGAGGCCGCCGTCGCTCCGGTCCGCCCCACGCAGGGCCTCGCCGGCATCGAGGACCTCCGCGACGGCCTCGGCTCGGCCGGCGTCGACCTCGACGTCGACCTCGACCCCGCCATCGGCGCGCTGCCGGCCGCCATCGACGCCACCGGCTACCGCATCGTCCAGGAGGCACTGACCAACGTGCTGCGCCATGCCGGGCCGACCACCGCCCGCGTGCGGGTCGCCCACCACGACGACCTGCTGCTGATCGAGGTCGAGAACGACCGCGGCCGCGGCCCGGCGCCCGGCGGCCACGCCGGAGCCGGCGCCGGCTCGGGCAACGGGCTGCGCGGCATGCGCGAGCGCGCCGCCGCCGTAGGCGGGTCGTTCGAGGCCGGGCCGCGGGCCGAAGGCGGCTGGCGGGTCGCGGCGTCGCTGCCGGTGGGCGCGTCGTGA
- a CDS encoding response regulator transcription factor, with protein MTAAIRVLLVDDQTLVRAGFRALLNAEPDIEVVGEAVDGAEAVRLAVETVPDVVLMDVRMPHVDGLEATGRITADARLSGVRVIVLTTFELDEYVFGALRAGAAGFLLKDVEPEALVEAVRLVHDGQALLAPRVTKRLIEAYVAAAPADVPPAPTPAAEPDDGRLAGLTPREREILALVGRGLSNHEIAEHLVLSPLTAKTHVSRLFFKLGARDRAQLVVTAYETGLVTAP; from the coding sequence GTGACCGCCGCCATCCGGGTGCTGCTGGTCGACGACCAGACGCTCGTGCGCGCGGGGTTCCGGGCGCTGCTGAACGCCGAGCCCGACATCGAGGTGGTCGGCGAGGCGGTCGACGGCGCCGAGGCGGTCCGGCTGGCGGTCGAGACCGTCCCCGATGTCGTCCTCATGGACGTCCGCATGCCGCACGTCGACGGACTGGAGGCCACCGGGCGCATCACCGCCGACGCTCGGTTGTCCGGGGTCCGGGTCATCGTGCTGACGACGTTCGAGCTGGACGAGTACGTGTTCGGCGCGCTGCGGGCCGGCGCCGCCGGGTTCCTGCTCAAGGACGTCGAACCGGAGGCGCTGGTCGAGGCGGTCCGCCTGGTGCACGACGGCCAGGCGCTGCTGGCGCCGCGGGTCACGAAGCGGCTGATCGAGGCGTACGTGGCCGCCGCGCCCGCCGACGTGCCGCCGGCGCCGACGCCCGCGGCCGAGCCGGACGACGGCCGGCTGGCCGGCCTCACGCCGCGGGAGCGCGAGATCCTCGCGCTGGTCGGGCGCGGCCTGTCCAACCACGAGATCGCCGAGCACCTCGTGCTCTCGCCGCTCACCGCCAAGACGCACGTCTCGCGGCTGTTCTTCAAGCTGGGCGCCCGCGACCGCGCCCAGCTCGTCGTCACCGCCTACGAGACCGGTCTGGTCACGGCCCCCTGA
- a CDS encoding zinc-dependent alcohol dehydrogenase family protein: protein MRGAVLYAPGDVRVEERADPVVERPSDAVVRVVASCVCGSDLWTYRGVSRPSRPVPMGHEYVGVVEETGADVRTVAPGDTVVGSFFASDNTCEICRAGYQARCVNAVPIGSLGAQAEYLRVPLADGTLVATPGPPDDDLLPSLLAASDVLGTGWFGAVAAQAGPGRTVAVVGDGAVGLLGVLAARRLGAERIIAMSRHAPRQALAREFGATDVVAERGAEGVARVKELTGGLGAHGVIEAVGTQESMMQAIRSTRAGGHVGFVGVSHGVELPGRELFFAQVHLLGGPAPVRRFLPELIDLIWTRQIDPGRVFDRTLPLDDAAEAYRAMDERTAVKVLLRP from the coding sequence ATGCGCGGAGCAGTCCTGTACGCACCCGGCGACGTGCGCGTCGAGGAGCGCGCCGACCCGGTGGTCGAGCGGCCGTCCGACGCGGTCGTCCGGGTGGTCGCGTCCTGCGTGTGCGGCTCGGACCTGTGGACCTACCGCGGCGTCAGCCGCCCGTCCCGGCCGGTGCCGATGGGACACGAGTACGTCGGCGTCGTCGAGGAGACCGGGGCCGACGTGCGCACCGTCGCCCCCGGCGACACCGTCGTCGGGTCGTTCTTCGCGTCGGACAACACCTGCGAGATCTGCCGCGCCGGGTACCAGGCCCGTTGCGTCAACGCGGTGCCGATCGGCTCGCTCGGCGCGCAGGCCGAGTACCTGCGGGTCCCGCTGGCCGACGGCACGCTGGTGGCGACGCCGGGACCGCCCGACGACGACCTGCTGCCGTCGCTGCTCGCCGCGTCCGACGTGCTCGGCACCGGCTGGTTCGGCGCGGTGGCGGCGCAGGCGGGGCCGGGCCGCACCGTCGCGGTCGTGGGCGACGGCGCCGTCGGCCTGCTCGGCGTGCTGGCCGCGCGGCGGCTCGGCGCCGAGCGGATCATCGCGATGAGCCGGCACGCTCCCCGTCAGGCCCTGGCCCGCGAGTTCGGCGCCACCGACGTCGTGGCCGAGCGCGGCGCCGAGGGCGTCGCGCGGGTGAAGGAGCTGACCGGCGGGCTCGGCGCGCACGGCGTCATCGAGGCGGTCGGCACGCAGGAGTCGATGATGCAGGCGATCCGGTCCACCCGCGCGGGCGGTCACGTCGGCTTCGTCGGCGTCTCGCACGGCGTCGAGCTGCCCGGCCGCGAGCTGTTCTTCGCCCAGGTGCACCTGCTTGGCGGACCGGCGCCGGTGCGGCGGTTCCTGCCGGAGCTGATCGACCTGATCTGGACGCGGCAGATCGACCCCGGCCGGGTCTTCGACCGGACGCTCCCGCTCGACGACGCGGCCGAGGCGTACCGGGCGATGGACGAGCGGACGGCGGTCAAGGTGCTCTTGCGTCCTTGA
- a CDS encoding universal stress protein, with translation MTTEQSKPIVVGVDGSPDSGIALDWAVAEAKLRGAPLHAVYGLWMPIAAAPFGGAAVLPPSDELRAYATEVLDAARQRAKDAAPDLDVDTFLVLRPPAQALLDVAKDAGLVVAGTRGLGSIGALVLGSVSGRVAAHATCPAVVVPPHEGPGDGSIVVGVDGSPLGDAALRFALTEARLRAARVVAVGAFRMRGHTTAPEQQETEELVAAAVERARAATGSTADVSVVVAPGYPADVIVEAAADASLIVVGSRGRGDVRSMLLGSTSRAVLHQAARPVAVVHG, from the coding sequence ATGACAACCGAGCAGAGCAAGCCCATCGTCGTCGGCGTCGACGGATCCCCCGACAGCGGCATCGCCCTCGACTGGGCGGTCGCCGAGGCGAAGCTGCGCGGCGCGCCGCTGCACGCCGTCTACGGGTTGTGGATGCCGATCGCGGCCGCGCCGTTCGGCGGCGCCGCCGTGCTGCCGCCGTCCGACGAGCTGCGCGCGTACGCCACCGAGGTCCTCGACGCGGCCCGGCAGCGGGCGAAGGACGCGGCGCCCGACCTCGACGTCGACACCTTCCTCGTCCTGCGGCCGCCGGCCCAGGCGCTGCTCGACGTCGCCAAGGACGCGGGGCTGGTCGTGGCCGGCACCCGCGGGCTGGGCAGCATCGGCGCGCTGGTGCTGGGCTCGGTGAGCGGGCGGGTCGCGGCGCACGCCACCTGCCCGGCGGTCGTCGTCCCGCCGCACGAGGGCCCCGGCGACGGTTCCATCGTGGTCGGCGTCGACGGCTCGCCCCTCGGCGACGCGGCGCTGCGGTTCGCGCTGACGGAGGCCCGCCTGCGCGCCGCCCGCGTCGTCGCCGTCGGGGCGTTCCGGATGCGCGGCCACACGACGGCGCCGGAGCAGCAGGAGACCGAGGAGCTGGTCGCCGCCGCGGTCGAGCGGGCCCGCGCCGCCACCGGCTCCACCGCCGACGTCTCGGTCGTCGTCGCGCCCGGCTACCCGGCCGACGTCATCGTCGAGGCCGCCGCCGACGCCTCCCTGATCGTCGTCGGCTCGCGTGGCCGCGGCGACGTCCGCAGCATGCTGCTCGGCTCGACCAGCCGGGCCGTCCTCCACCAGGCCGCCCGCCCCGTCGCCGTCGTCCACGGCTGA
- a CDS encoding MMPL family transporter: protein MNLTQLTGTPSRRLLRALHDHPRRALVALFLFVAVAGAAGGPVAGALRSDGGFTPGDADSVRAVERIEAATGLQPSPGVVLLVETPPGGDEAVEAAADTLAGLDGVARTDVAGAAQDGTSALVVGTLAADANEEATARAALDAFADDDGVTVGGGAVVGVQLGEQIGQDLARAETFAFPVLILLSLLVFGGRAAVLPLAVGVTTVLGTFLVLTGINQVYGVSVFALNLIIGLGLGLAIDYTLFLLTRYREELDRQGPTLDAVLTTMRTAGRTVVFSAATVAVALATLLVFPMGFLRSMGLAGAVVAVVAAAAALVVSPMIFGLWGRKLARRRTNDAAEGRWYRVSHAVMRRPGLIAVATAAVMLVLAAPALRTAWTPVDGTIVPPGQSARVVSDTVEGEYGGTGTTPVTIAVEGDGATELARQASGLPGVIAPAEAADLGGGVWQVDLEVTGDPAGEDARTVVTDVRELAADAGVDALVAGPAADFIDQQDAIADSLPLAAALLVLLTVLVLWLMTGSVVLPVKAVVMNALTVGVALGALTWIYQDGRLTGLLGYTPNGGIEPTNFLIAAAVVFALSTDYGVFLLGRIKEARESGEPEREAVAVGLGRTGAVVTAAALLLAVAIGAFSSSEISFIQQIGIATAIGVLVDAFVVRSLLVPALMGLMGKWNWWAPMWLRRVHDRIGVSER from the coding sequence ATGAATCTCACCCAGCTGACCGGCACCCCGTCGCGGCGCCTCCTCCGGGCGCTGCACGACCACCCGCGCCGCGCGCTCGTGGCGCTGTTCCTGTTCGTGGCCGTCGCCGGCGCGGCCGGCGGGCCGGTCGCCGGGGCGCTGCGGTCCGACGGCGGGTTCACGCCGGGCGACGCCGACTCGGTGCGCGCCGTCGAGCGGATCGAGGCGGCCACCGGGCTGCAGCCGTCGCCGGGTGTGGTGCTGCTGGTCGAGACGCCGCCGGGCGGCGACGAGGCCGTGGAGGCGGCCGCGGACACGCTGGCCGGCCTCGACGGCGTCGCGCGGACCGACGTCGCGGGTGCGGCGCAGGACGGGACGTCGGCGCTGGTCGTCGGCACGTTGGCGGCCGACGCGAACGAGGAGGCCACGGCGCGGGCGGCGCTCGACGCGTTCGCGGACGACGACGGCGTGACGGTCGGCGGCGGCGCGGTCGTCGGCGTGCAGCTGGGCGAGCAGATCGGCCAGGATCTCGCCCGTGCGGAGACGTTCGCGTTCCCGGTGCTGATCCTGCTGTCGCTGCTGGTCTTCGGCGGCCGCGCCGCGGTGCTGCCGCTCGCGGTCGGCGTCACCACGGTGCTCGGCACGTTCCTCGTGCTGACGGGGATCAACCAGGTCTACGGCGTCAGCGTCTTCGCCCTGAACCTCATCATCGGCCTGGGGCTCGGCCTGGCGATCGACTACACGCTGTTCCTCCTCACCCGCTACCGCGAGGAGCTGGACCGGCAGGGCCCGACCCTCGACGCGGTGCTGACGACGATGCGCACGGCCGGGCGCACGGTCGTGTTCTCGGCGGCGACGGTGGCCGTCGCGCTGGCGACGCTGCTGGTGTTCCCGATGGGCTTCCTGCGCTCGATGGGCCTGGCCGGCGCCGTCGTCGCGGTCGTGGCGGCGGCCGCGGCGCTGGTCGTCAGCCCGATGATCTTCGGCCTCTGGGGCCGGAAGCTGGCCCGCCGCCGGACGAACGACGCCGCCGAGGGCCGCTGGTACCGCGTCTCGCACGCCGTCATGCGCCGCCCCGGCCTGATCGCCGTCGCGACCGCCGCGGTGATGCTCGTGCTGGCGGCGCCCGCCCTGCGCACCGCCTGGACGCCGGTCGACGGCACCATCGTGCCGCCCGGGCAGAGCGCCCGGGTCGTGTCCGACACCGTCGAGGGCGAGTACGGCGGCACCGGCACCACCCCCGTCACCATCGCCGTCGAGGGCGACGGCGCCACCGAGCTGGCCCGGCAGGCGTCCGGGCTGCCCGGCGTGATCGCGCCGGCCGAGGCCGCCGACCTCGGCGGCGGCGTGTGGCAGGTCGACCTCGAGGTCACCGGCGACCCGGCCGGCGAGGACGCCCGGACCGTCGTGACGGACGTGCGCGAACTGGCCGCGGACGCCGGCGTCGACGCGCTGGTCGCCGGGCCGGCCGCCGACTTCATCGACCAGCAGGACGCCATCGCGGACAGCCTGCCGCTGGCCGCCGCGCTGCTGGTGCTGCTGACGGTCCTGGTGCTGTGGCTGATGACCGGGTCGGTCGTGCTGCCGGTGAAGGCGGTCGTGATGAACGCGCTCACCGTCGGGGTGGCGCTGGGCGCGCTCACCTGGATCTACCAGGACGGACGGCTCACCGGCCTGCTCGGCTACACACCCAACGGCGGCATCGAGCCGACCAACTTCCTCATCGCCGCCGCCGTCGTCTTCGCCCTGTCCACCGACTACGGGGTGTTCCTGCTCGGCCGGATCAAGGAGGCGCGCGAGTCCGGCGAGCCGGAGCGCGAGGCCGTCGCCGTGGGCCTGGGCCGCACCGGCGCCGTCGTCACCGCGGCCGCGCTGCTGCTCGCCGTCGCGATCGGCGCGTTCAGCAGCAGCGAGATCTCGTTCATCCAGCAGATCGGCATCGCGACCGCGATCGGCGTGCTGGTCGACGCGTTCGTCGTCCGCTCGCTGCTGGTCCCGGCGCTGATGGGGCTGATGGGCAAGTGGAACTGGTGGGCCCCGATGTGGCTGCGCCGGGTGCACGACCGGATCGGCGTCTCGGAGCGCTGA
- a CDS encoding DinB family protein, with translation MTQNQTTTSTLDAERAALLGQLAAARAALLTTVRGLTDAQAAERPTVSALCLGGLVKHVTAMEESWLRFVVEGPAAMTYDLPDGVTWADLAAGTAREVPQWSLDHADGFRLLPGETLAGVVDRYELVAAETSRIVRAVADLSAAHPLPDAPWNPPGATRSVREVLLHLIAETAQHAGHADLLRESLDGRTSS, from the coding sequence ATGACGCAGAACCAGACGACCACGTCCACCCTCGACGCCGAGCGGGCCGCCCTGCTCGGCCAGCTCGCGGCCGCCCGCGCCGCGCTGCTCACCACCGTCCGCGGGCTCACCGACGCGCAGGCCGCCGAGAGGCCGACTGTCAGCGCGCTCTGCCTCGGCGGGCTGGTCAAGCACGTCACCGCGATGGAGGAGAGCTGGCTGCGCTTCGTCGTCGAGGGCCCGGCGGCGATGACCTACGACCTGCCCGACGGCGTCACCTGGGCCGACCTCGCGGCCGGCACCGCGCGGGAGGTCCCGCAGTGGTCGCTCGACCACGCCGACGGCTTCCGGCTGCTGCCCGGCGAGACGCTGGCCGGCGTCGTCGACCGGTACGAGCTCGTTGCCGCCGAGACCTCGCGGATCGTGCGTGCCGTCGCCGACCTGTCCGCCGCGCACCCGCTGCCGGACGCGCCGTGGAACCCGCCCGGCGCGACGCGCAGTGTGCGTGAGGTGCTGCTGCACCTCATCGCCGAGACCGCCCAGCACGCGGGGCACGCGGACCTGCTCCGCGAGTCGCTGGACGGCCGGACGTCGAGCTGA
- a CDS encoding 1-aminocyclopropane-1-carboxylate deaminase, which produces MALSDFPRHPLTFGPSPVHPLPRLTAHLGGAAIWAKREDCNSGLAYGGNKTRKLEYIVPDALAQGADTLVSIGGYQSNHTRQVAAVAASLGLAAVLVQESWVDWPDPLNDRVGNIMLSRVMGAEVRLDPAGFGIGFKESWTRAIEDVEAGGGRPYPIPAGASDHRLGGLGFANWAYEVQAQERELGVFFDTIVVCAVTGSTQAGMIAGFAALEEAGGRPRRVVGIDASAKLDETRDQVARIARATAELIGVARPLRDDEITVLPGWAGDRYGVPVESTLDAIRLTGRLEGVILDPVYEGKSMAGLIDLVTGGDVPGDSTILYAHLGGQPALNAYSGLFTH; this is translated from the coding sequence ATGGCCCTGAGCGACTTCCCCCGCCACCCGCTGACCTTCGGGCCCAGCCCCGTGCACCCGCTGCCGCGGCTGACGGCGCACCTCGGCGGCGCCGCGATCTGGGCCAAGCGCGAGGACTGCAACTCCGGCCTCGCCTACGGCGGCAACAAGACCCGCAAGCTGGAGTACATCGTCCCCGATGCGCTGGCGCAGGGCGCCGACACGCTGGTGTCGATCGGCGGCTACCAGTCCAACCACACCCGCCAGGTGGCCGCCGTCGCCGCGTCGCTCGGGCTGGCGGCGGTGCTGGTGCAGGAGAGCTGGGTCGACTGGCCCGACCCGCTGAACGACCGCGTCGGCAACATCATGCTCAGCCGCGTCATGGGCGCCGAGGTGCGGCTCGACCCCGCCGGGTTCGGCATCGGGTTCAAGGAGTCGTGGACGCGGGCCATCGAGGACGTCGAAGCGGGCGGCGGGCGGCCGTACCCGATCCCGGCCGGTGCGTCGGATCACCGGCTCGGCGGGCTCGGCTTCGCCAACTGGGCGTACGAGGTCCAGGCGCAGGAGCGTGAGCTGGGCGTCTTCTTCGACACCATCGTGGTCTGCGCGGTCACCGGCTCCACCCAGGCCGGCATGATCGCCGGGTTCGCCGCGCTGGAGGAGGCCGGCGGGCGGCCGCGCCGGGTCGTCGGCATCGACGCCAGCGCGAAGCTGGACGAGACGCGCGACCAGGTGGCCCGCATCGCCCGCGCCACCGCCGAGCTGATCGGCGTGGCCCGGCCGCTGCGCGACGACGAGATCACCGTCCTGCCCGGCTGGGCCGGCGACCGGTACGGCGTGCCGGTGGAGTCGACGCTCGACGCGATCCGGCTGACCGGGCGGCTCGAAGGGGTCATCCTCGACCCCGTCTACGAGGGCAAGTCGATGGCCGGGCTGATCGACCTCGTCACCGGCGGCGACGTCCCGGGCGACTCGACCATCCTCTACGCGCACCTCGGCGGCCAGCCGGCGCTGAACGCGTACAGCGGGCTGTTCACCCACTGA